The genome window TGAGGTTACCATCCATCACGCGGGTGGAGAGTGCATCAAAGATGCTGGAGTGCGGATTATCAATAATATCTGAAGAAACCAGGGGATCTTCGGAGTATTCCAGAATGCCTTTCATCGGGCCTTCTGCTGCAGCTTTCATCATCGCGTTAATTTCATCTGCGGTTACGTTTTTGTCCAGTTCGGCAACCAGGTCAACCAGCGATCCGTCCGGCACCGGAACGCGCATCGCGAAGCCGTCCAGTTTGCCTTTTAATGAAGGAATGACCAATCCGACTGCTTTTGCTGCGCCGGTAGTTGTGGGGATGATGTTCAACGCGGCAGCACGGGCACGACGCAAATCTTTGTGCGGCAAGTCCAGAATTTGCTGGTCATTGGTGTAGCCGTGAATGGTGGTCATCCAACCGCGGCGAATGCCAAAATTATCGTTCAGCACTTTTGCAACCGGTGCAAGGCAGTTTGTGGTGCAGGATGCGTTGGAAATCAGCACGTGCTCGGGTTTCAGCGTTTCGTCGTTTACGCCCATTACAACGGTGTTATCCATTTGATCTTTCGCGGGTGCGGTGAGCAGCACTTTGCGAGCACCGGCCTGCAGGTGCAGGCTCATTTTTTCGCGACTGGTGAAAACGCCGGTGGATTCAACAACAACATCCACGCCTAATTCTTTCCATGGCAGATCGGCAGGATTGCGTTCTGCATACATGTTTACGCCTTCGCGACCGGCATACATTTTATTACCTTCAACACGAACGTTCGAGCCAAAACGGCCGTGAACAGAGTCATATTTGAGTAAATGCGCCATTGTATTGGCATCGGTTAAGTCGTTGATGGCAACAATATCAACACCGGATTCTTTGTACAGTGAACGGAAAACGAGACGGCCAATTCGCCCGAATCCGTTTATAGCAACCTTAATAGACATAATAAATCTCCCAATTTTTAGTTTGATGATCTAATTTAATGATTAGTGATTTTTTTCTCAACAGTTTTAGAAAATTGAATCAGATATGCAGAAATTGGACCCTCAAAAGACAGTTCCAAATATATGATACACGAAACGGTGTGGCAAGTTACTTTTTATTGTGGAAGAAGCTAATTGTGGGGCAGGTGCAAAAGCAGGAAACAGTTGCAGTTGTTGTGAAACAGAGCTGAAATGCAAATGAAAGGCGGTGCGCAAAAATTTGTTTTTTCCGCACCGCCTTCCGGTTTAAAATGTTAATTCAGCTGAATATCCGGCGGATGGCATTTGGAACAATCCGATGTTTTCAGATATTCCATAAACGGGCGTTCGATGGGTGTTTCGGTCATAAGCGTGTGTTTGATAAGGTTGCCCAAAAGGGCGTTGTCCATGTGCAGATCGATCATCACAAAATGGTTGGAATCGGGATAGCTGAGAATCATCACCGGCAACATGCCTTCCGCTGCGTTGCTATCCGGAAAGCTTAATGACCATTGGTTGTCTTTTGTTTCGGTCATAGTGCCTTCTTTGTAGGGGATCCACGCTACTTTCATTGCAATTTCCCGGTGAAAATTTTGCCCTTCCCATTTGTCAATTTTGCGCATCCGAGCTTCTTTTTTCTCCAATTGCACATTGGAGCCGCACCCAACGATGATCAACATCCCCATTAAAAAAGTGATAATAAATTTCATGATTTTATCCTTCCTTTTTTTGGGTGAATGTAGATTATAAATCAAATATAATCATCATCATAAAAGTTGGCTATTCGCGGTTTGCGGAACAGAAAAATGAGCACTGCGCCCGCAGCAAATCCACCGATATGTGCCCACCAGGCAACGCCGCCGCTAACATCGGCACCCACTGCAGCAATGCCCTGAAATGTTTGCAGCCCAATCCAGATCAGCAGAAAAACCACCGCCGGAACTTTGATAAACTGGAAGAAAAAGAAAATCGGAAGTATCGTCAGTATTTTGCCTTTGGGATACTGGATCATGTATGCGCCCATAACGCCTGCAATTGCACCGCTTGCGCCGATCATGGGCGTCAGCGATTCGGTATTCAAAAAGACCTGTGCCAGCGCTGCGCCGATTCCCGTAATCAAATAAAAAACGATGTAACGGGCGTGTCCCATGCTGTCTTCCACGTTATCGCCAAAGATGTATAAAAACCACATGTTACCCAAAAAATGCATCCAGCCGCCATGCATAAACATTGACGTGAATACAGGAGTTGTGGTTGAAATCAGGTCAAATTCGTGCAGCGATTCGATAAATTGATTTGGAATTAGCCCAAAGGTGAAGAAAAATTCATTCAGATGTTCACCGAGCGACAGCTCGTAAAAAAAAACCAGCGAGTTGATTGCGATAAGCGCGTAATTTACTTTGGGGACCGTGTTGGATTTAATCGAATCGCGAATTGGGATCATAAATTTTTCTCAACACATAGGCTGTCTGTAAAAGAAACGCAAACATCGATGTGCCCGTTTGTAAAATTTTGTTGCTGTTGAATTTAAATGTTCAAAAATTTACGCATTTATGCCATTATAATCAATACCAACGTTATCCGGCAAAATCTAATCTGTCGTTCCAGTTGAAGAAAATGGCTGCTTTAAATATCGATTATGCTCAGTTGGGCAAAAAGTTGTAATTTTTGAGCAAAAAATGAACAAAGTGTTGTATCTGCTGCAGGTTTGATTCTTACATTTGCAATTTGGAAATTGTAGTTCGGATTTGTATATTTGAAACTGTTGAACAAAAGTATAGCTTTTTATGGCAGATAATAATAGAAAACGCAGTTCCCGGAAAAATAGCAAAGCAAAATCTCAGCCGCAGGTGCAATCCTCGCCGGATACCAAAACCCGTACCAAAAAAACGTTTTCCGCAAAGGATAGCGCCCGGTTGCGCAGCGTTGGCGGATTGTTGCTGTTCGCCGCCGGTGTGATGTTCTTTTTGGCGGTGCTCACCTATTCTCAAACCGATCCGGTGTTGAGCTCTAACGTCCCGCAAAATAAATACGTTACGCAAAATGTTTTGGGATTGGTCGGCGCAACTGTTGCACAGCCGGTGTTTGTTTATATTTTTGGCTATGCCTCACTCATTTTCCCGATGTTGATGATGTTCTATGGCATATATATATTGATGAACCAGCCGCTCAACAAACTGGCGCGATTAACGGCGTTGGGCTTAAGTTGGGCTTATTTTGTGGCGATTGTGCTGGCGATTCCGGAATCCCTGGAAACTGCCGGCGCATCGGTCAATTATTTTCCCAGCGGAATGGTCGGCGGCATAACCGCAGATTTGATTGCCCGGTTTATGGGGCGGTTTGCGCTGGGATTTATCACCACCGTTTTTTTGATGATTTTATTGATTTTAACCTTCGAATTTCATGTTGCGGCGATACCGGCTGCCATCGGCAATTTTTTCCGTAATATTATTGATAGTATCACCGGATTTTTCCAGAATATTTTTGATCGCGTTTCCGGCGGATGGCAATCGCTGACCGGATGGGCAGGCAAAACCGCGCGATTGCCCCAAAAAGTTGAACCTGCCGAAATCGAGCGATTTACGCGCGAAACAGACGACGCAACGCCGGTGATTTACGAAGAACCGCAGCGCGAAATCAGTTTGGACGGCGATCTGGAATTGGACAGCACCAGCTACGGCGAAATGCTGGCGCAGGAAGATTTGAAAAAAGCGCACGCGCTCGACGATCAACTGTTGAATGATCCTGCGCCAAATTCCAGAAAAGATATCGAAATCCGGCAAAACCCTCCGGTTGAATCATCCCCGACCGATCTGGAATTTCCGCGCCCGGAAGGCATTTACACACCGGAAGAATTACCAAAATCCGGCAACATGCCCGTCATCGACGAACTGGAAGAAGTTGAGCAGGTTAAACCAAAATTTCTGGAAAATTACGACAAGC of Calditrichia bacterium contains these proteins:
- the gap gene encoding type I glyceraldehyde-3-phosphate dehydrogenase, whose amino-acid sequence is MSIKVAINGFGRIGRLVFRSLYKESGVDIVAINDLTDANTMAHLLKYDSVHGRFGSNVRVEGNKMYAGREGVNMYAERNPADLPWKELGVDVVVESTGVFTSREKMSLHLQAGARKVLLTAPAKDQMDNTVVMGVNDETLKPEHVLISNASCTTNCLAPVAKVLNDNFGIRRGWMTTIHGYTNDQQILDLPHKDLRRARAAALNIIPTTTGAAKAVGLVIPSLKGKLDGFAMRVPVPDGSLVDLVAELDKNVTADEINAMMKAAAEGPMKGILEYSEDPLVSSDIIDNPHSSIFDALSTRVMDGNLIKVVSWYDNEWGYSSRTADLVKKLAAM
- a CDS encoding rhomboid family intramembrane serine protease gives rise to the protein MIPIRDSIKSNTVPKVNYALIAINSLVFFYELSLGEHLNEFFFTFGLIPNQFIESLHEFDLISTTTPVFTSMFMHGGWMHFLGNMWFLYIFGDNVEDSMGHARYIVFYLITGIGAALAQVFLNTESLTPMIGASGAIAGVMGAYMIQYPKGKILTILPIFFFFQFIKVPAVVFLLIWIGLQTFQGIAAVGADVSGGVAWWAHIGGFAAGAVLIFLFRKPRIANFYDDDYI